The Clostridiales bacterium FE2011 sequence GTTCATCCAGGGTGATATCCGGGTTTTCCATCTGGGCGATGACGGCGCGGACGGCTTCCCCCAGGTTGTGGGTGGGAATGTTGGTGGCCAGGCCGACAGCGATACCGTTGGCACCGTTCACCAGCAGGTTCGGGAAACGGGCAGGCAGCATGTCCGGCTCTTTCAGGGTGTCATCGAAGTTCAGGCGGAAAGGTACGGTATCCTTCTCGATATCCCGCAGCATTTCCATGGCCAGGGGCGTCATCCGGGCTTCCGTATAACGCATGGCAGCGGCGCCGTCACCGTCGATGGAGCCGAAGTTGCCGTGGCCGTCCACCATGGGGCAGCGCATGGAAAAGTCCTGCGCCATATGCACCAGGGCACCGTAGACGGAGGAGTCACCGTGGGGATGATATTTACCGAGACAGTCGCCGACGATACGGGCGCACTTGCGGTGCGGTTTATCCGGCGTGGTGCCGAGTTCCATCATGGTATAGAGGATACGGCGCTGAACGGGCTTCAGTCCGTCCTCCACCCGGGGAAGGGCGCGCTCCAGGATGACATGTTCGGCATAGGGCATCATGCTGTTATGCATGACGTCTTCCATATTGATATCAAGAATCCGGGAAGGATCGTCCTTGACGATAGGCTTTTCAGGTTCTTTACGCTTCGCCATGGCTTACTGCTCTCCTTCCTGCGCCTGCACGCTGTGACCGTCAAGCTCCGCATCGAACGTGTCTGTACGGTTAAAGTCAGCGTGTTCGCTGATGTAATCGCGGCGGGGTTCCACCTTGTCTCCCATGAGGACGGTGGTGAGCCGGTCCGCCAGGGCAGCATCCTCGATGCCCACGCGCATGAGCTTGCGCTGGGACGGATCCATGGTGGTTTCCCACAGCTGCTCGGGGTTCATCTCACCCAGACCTTTGTACCGCTGCAGGGTGTATCCCTTGCCCACGGTACGGGTGGCTTTGGCCAGCTCCTTGTCATCGTAGGCGTAGATGACTTTCTGGCCCTTCTGGATTTTATAGAGCGGAGGCATACCGATGTATACATGCCCGCCGGTGATCAGGTCCTTCATATAACGGAAGAAGAAGGTGAGCAGGATTGCCCGGATATGGGCACCGTCCTGGTCAGCATCGGAAAGGATGATGACTTTGCCGTATTTGAGGTTGTCCAGGGTAAAGCCTTCATCAATGCCGGTCCCCAGGGCAGTAATGAGGCTGCGGAATTCCTCATTGGCGAGGACCTGGTCCAGATGCTTCTTTTCAACGTTCAGGGGTTTGCCGCGGAGGGGAAGGATAGCCTGGAAACGACGATCCCGGCCCTGCTTGGCGCTGCCGCCTGCAGAATCACCTTCCACGATGAAGAGCTCGTTATCCTCCCAGTGGCGTCCGGTGCAGCTGGAGAGCTTGCCGACCAGCGGAGCGGCCTCCAGCTGGCTGGCTTTACGGATGTTGTCACGGGTTTTGCGGGCAGCTTCCCGAGCCTGGGCGGCACGCATCGCCTTGGAGACGATGGCGTTGGCAACTTCCTGGTTTTTCAGGTTATCCAGCCAGTCCAGCAGCTGCTGGGTAACGATGGCTTCCACAGCGGGGCGCACTTCACTGTTGCCGAGGCGGCCTTTGGTCTGGCCTTCAAACTGGGGATTCTTGACCATGGTGGTCAGGACACAGGTGAGGCCTTCGCGGAAATCTTCACCTGCCAGGTTGTTATCCTTCTCCTTCAGCAGGCCGACGCGGCGGGCATAATCGTTGAAGCACTTTGTAAAGGCGGTTTTAAAACCGGCCTCGTGGGTGCCGCCCTCCGGTGTGTTGATGTTGTTGACATAAGAGAAGAGGCTTTCGGTGTAGCCGTCGGTATACTGGATGGCAGCACGGCAGATGATCGAGTCACGCTTGCCTTCAACATAGATGATATCTTCCTGCAGGGCGTTTTTGCCGGCATTCAGATAACGGACATAATCGGAAATGCCTCCGTCATAGCAGAAGACACGGGTGCGGCTGTCCGCATCGGCAATCCGCTCATCCGTGAAGGTGATGCGGATGCCGCGGTTCAGGTATGCCAACTCCTGCAGGCGGCGGGCGACAGTTTCAGTATGGAAACGGACGTCCTCGAAAATCTCGTCGTCCGGAAGGAAACGAACCAGGGTGCCCTTTTTACGGGTGTTGCCGAGAACTTCCAGCGGACCTTCGGGCTTGCCGGCGTGGACTTTGCCGGTGGCGGGATCCATTGCGCTGGTAAAGGCCATACGGTAATGGGTCCAGTTGAGGAAGACGTCGACGGTGAGCCACTTGCTCAGAGCGTTGACGACGCTGGCGCCGACGCCGTGGAGACCGCCGGAATAGTCATAGTTCTCACTGTTGAACTTGCCGCCGGCATGAAGCACGGTGAAGATGACTTCAACGCCGGGCTTGTGCATGGTCGGGTGGTCGTCCACGGGCATGCCGCGCCCGTTGTCATAGACGCTGGCGGAGCCGTCCTTGTGCAGGGTGACGGACACTTCGGAAGCGAAGCCGTTGGCCGCTTCGTCGATGGCGTTGTCCACGATCTCCCACAGGAGATGGTGAAGGCCGCGGGAAGAAGTAGTACCGATATACATGCCGGGGCGCATACGCACAGCCTCCAGGCCTTCCAGCACCTGGATATTACCGGCATTATAGGTTTGGGATGCCATGGGTTCACTCCTTTGGGGCTTTCAACGAAAGGCCCGAATGATGACAGTATATTATACCATAAAATGTGCCTGAAAAGAAAGGGGAACACAAGATTTTGTAAGCTGTACAGCTTACAAAATCAATGATATATCGCTTCGCGATATGATATATTTGCCCGTAAACGGGCAAATGTGATTTATTGTTTAGTTTTTCTTCGAAATGGGAAAAATACGAGGGGTCAATTTATCAGATAAGTCGTTTATTCGGTGCTTTGCGGGGAATATAATACGGCCAGGATGAGGGAAAAACCGGAGTCCTGATCTGCAGACCATACGGGAACAAAGGAGGGCAGATAATCGTTTGAAAGAGTAGAGTTCAATTGCCCCGCTCAAGGCGGCGCGGTTGACAGGTATACGAAAAAAGGGGATAATATTTTTCGTATACGATGAAGGAGGATGTGCTAATGAAGCGCATTTTATGCATTATACTTGCCCTGGGAATTCTGGCTGGAACGATGTCTTTTGCTGTTGCGGAAGAAGATGAAGACTTCCAGTTCTCAGATGAGGAACTGCGGGAAATGCAGGAAGAGGAAGACCAGGCTGAAAACTATATTGAAGCCAATGTACAGGGTGAGGTTTACCATGAAAAAACCCGGGAGGATTTTGACATGAATTCTCCTGCGCTGTATAAGGCTAAAATGCGTACGGATTTTAACGGAACGATCTACTCTGAAAAGTGGAAGAGTGAAGAAGAAATCACTCCCAAGATGAGACTGGCGGACGCAAGGGGCAAAAAGGTTGACATCCTGTATGTCGGCCTGATCTGGTTCATCGTGCGCCGGGATAATGTGATCGGCTACGTGAGACGGCAGCAGATTGCCAAGAGCGATATTGAATCCGTTGATCCGGAGAATATCCCTCCCTTCAATGTGCAGAAGCATGCCTATATTGCCAAGACTGCTACTACCTGCCATGTACGGAAGAGCATGACGCCTTCCCAGGGTGACGGAGATGACGGAAACAACTGGGTCATCCTGAAACCGGGTACAGAGCTGAGCATCTGGCAGTTCTACAACGGCTGGGCCATGGTGAACTACTGGCGGGAATACGGCTATATCGATCCTAACGAACTGACGGATCTGATTCCTGTATCTCCCACCGACGAGGAACTGTTCCCGGACAGCCCGATTGCCGCTTATACCAGCTATTATAAAATGGTACAGACCGAAACAAACCTGAACCGGATCCACAATATTAAAACCGGCTGCCAGTATATTTCCCAGGTCCTGCAGCCTGGTGAACGCCTGGACGCAAACAAAACCATGGGTCCCTACCGGCCGGGCAAGGGATACAAACAGGCCGGCGTGCTGACCGCAGGAACCTCCAAGCTGGGTTACGGCGGCGGTACCTGCCAGGTTTCCAGTACGCTGTACAACGCCCTGATTCAGCTGCCGGACATTGAGATCAATCACCGCCGGCCTCACGGCGGCAACGGTGCTGCCTACCTGCCGATCCACTGCGACGCGGCTGTGGGCAATCCGGAACTGAACCTGATTTTTACCAACCGGTATGATTTCCCGATCAGGATTGTGGGCACCTCCAATGATGACGGCGCCCTGCTGATGCGGGTTTACCGGTATCACGGAGAAGAAATCACGGAAGCAAATTAAAAACATTATTATAAAACAAGGGGGAGAAAACATGAATTCCATTTTGTCCATTGTTATGGTTATCGTG is a genomic window containing:
- a CDS encoding type IIA DNA topoisomerase subunit B, whose protein sequence is MASQTYNAGNIQVLEGLEAVRMRPGMYIGTTSSRGLHHLLWEIVDNAIDEAANGFASEVSVTLHKDGSASVYDNGRGMPVDDHPTMHKPGVEVIFTVLHAGGKFNSENYDYSGGLHGVGASVVNALSKWLTVDVFLNWTHYRMAFTSAMDPATGKVHAGKPEGPLEVLGNTRKKGTLVRFLPDDEIFEDVRFHTETVARRLQELAYLNRGIRITFTDERIADADSRTRVFCYDGGISDYVRYLNAGKNALQEDIIYVEGKRDSIICRAAIQYTDGYTESLFSYVNNINTPEGGTHEAGFKTAFTKCFNDYARRVGLLKEKDNNLAGEDFREGLTCVLTTMVKNPQFEGQTKGRLGNSEVRPAVEAIVTQQLLDWLDNLKNQEVANAIVSKAMRAAQAREAARKTRDNIRKASQLEAAPLVGKLSSCTGRHWEDNELFIVEGDSAGGSAKQGRDRRFQAILPLRGKPLNVEKKHLDQVLANEEFRSLITALGTGIDEGFTLDNLKYGKVIILSDADQDGAHIRAILLTFFFRYMKDLITGGHVYIGMPPLYKIQKGQKVIYAYDDKELAKATRTVGKGYTLQRYKGLGEMNPEQLWETTMDPSQRKLMRVGIEDAALADRLTTVLMGDKVEPRRDYISEHADFNRTDTFDAELDGHSVQAQEGEQ
- a CDS encoding VanW family protein, whose translation is MKRILCIILALGILAGTMSFAVAEEDEDFQFSDEELREMQEEEDQAENYIEANVQGEVYHEKTREDFDMNSPALYKAKMRTDFNGTIYSEKWKSEEEITPKMRLADARGKKVDILYVGLIWFIVRRDNVIGYVRRQQIAKSDIESVDPENIPPFNVQKHAYIAKTATTCHVRKSMTPSQGDGDDGNNWVILKPGTELSIWQFYNGWAMVNYWREYGYIDPNELTDLIPVSPTDEELFPDSPIAAYTSYYKMVQTETNLNRIHNIKTGCQYISQVLQPGERLDANKTMGPYRPGKGYKQAGVLTAGTSKLGYGGGTCQVSSTLYNALIQLPDIEINHRRPHGGNGAAYLPIHCDAAVGNPELNLIFTNRYDFPIRIVGTSNDDGALLMRVYRYHGEEITEAN